In a single window of the Bactrocera dorsalis isolate Fly_Bdor chromosome 2, ASM2337382v1, whole genome shotgun sequence genome:
- the LOC125776596 gene encoding probable cytochrome P450 6d5, with product MFLLLLTIACALAIFYIKWTYTYWQRKGFPYHEPKIPFGVLDAVRRRKASLGTAIYDVYRSNKDKVLGIYLITRPALLVRDAQLARDILSKDFESFHDRGIHVDDEEDPQSRGGIFFLKGRDWRSLRIKLAPSFTSGKLKGMFDKIEDVGDRMVNFLNNQLTDGGVKEFEMKHVMGTYAIDIIASVIFGLDVNSFVEPSNEILNVSRKVNEPTLGSVVRGTCQFLYPSLEKLFIRLGWREEAPNMMREIVKRTIEMREEQNISRKDMLQLLMQLRNKGQISVDDNDWSAKATDKIVPKPMSIEVIATNLFLFYVAGYETTATVASFTAFELAQSPIAMAKAQLDVRAALAKHDNEFTYAAVQDMKYLDLCIMETTRKYPGLPILNRQCTQDYPLPDSDLVIKCGTPIIISLLGIHRDEKYFPDPMLWEPERFLNGKYESAAYMPFGAGPRHCIAQRLGRIIVKVALAKLLLNFNVELNSERKEIEIANFGVPIMAKGGINVRLSKQNPTPSA from the exons atgtttctgTTGCTCCTAACTATCGCCTGTGCGCTTGCAATATTTTACATCAAATGGACCTACACATATTGGCAACGCAAGGGCTTCCCCTATCACGAGCCGAAGATACCCTTTGGTGTGCTGGATGCCGTACGTAGGCGTAAAGCTTCCTTGGGTACTGCCATCTACGATGTTTATCGCAGTAACAAGGATAAAGTGTTGGGCATCTATCTAATTACACGACCAGCATTGTTGGTGCGCGATGCGCAACTAGCAAGGGATATATTGTCGAAGGACTTTGAAAGCTTTCACGATCGTGGCATACATGTAGACGATGAGGAGGATCCGCAATCAAGGGGTGGCATTTTCTTTCTTAAAGGACGGGATTGGAGGAGTCTGCGTATAAAGTTGGCACCCTCATTTACGTCGGGAAAATTGAAGGGCATGTTTGACAAGATCGAGGATGTAGGCGATAGAATGGTGAACTTTTTGAATAATCAGCTGACTGACGGCGGTGTAAAAGAGTTTGAAATGAAGCATGTAATGGGCAC ctatgcTATTGACATCATTGCATCGGTTATCTTTGGACTGGATGTGAACAGCTTCGTTGAGCCAAGCAATGAAATACTAAATGTGAGCCGAAAAGTCAACGAACCCACTTTGGGCAGTGTGGTGCGCGGCACGTGCCAGTTTCTATATCCCAG TTTGGAAAAACTCTTCATACGTTTGGGTTGGCGTGAAGAGGCGCCCAATATGATGAGAGAAATCGTTAAGCGGACTATAGAAATGCGCGAAGAGCAGAATATTTCACGCAAGGATATGCTTCAACTGCTCATGCAACTGCGCAACAAAGGTCAAATTAGCGTTGATGACAACGATTGGTCGGCAAAAGCGACTGACAAAA TTGTGCCGAAACCCATGTCCATTGAAGTAATTGCCACCAATCTATTTCTTTTCTACGTGGCCGGTTATGAAACGACTGCCACTGTCGCCTCGTTTACGGCCTTTGAATTGGCGCAATCGCCGATTGCAATGGCGAAAGCACAGCTTGATGTAAGGGCGGCGCTCGCGAAACACGATAACGAATTTACATATGCAGCCGTACAGGATATGAAATATCTCGATCTCTGCATAATgg aaACTACACGGAAATATCCCGGACTACCGATACTCAATCGTCAATGCACACAGGACTACCCGCTGCCAGATAGTGATTTGGTGATCAAGTGTGGTACACCAATTATTATTTCCCTATTGGGTATACATCGTGATGAAAAATACTTTCCGGATCCCATGCTTTGGGAGCCAGAACGATTTTTGAATGGAAAATATGAGTCCGCCGCCTACATGCCATTCGGCGCAGGTCCCAGACATTGCATCG CCCAACGTTTGGGTCGCATAATCGTAAAGGTCGCTTTAGCGAAATTGCTGCTCAACTTTAATGTTGAATTGAATTCTGAGCGAAAAGAAATCGAAATCGCTAACTTTGGTGTGCCGATTATGGCCAAAGGTGGCATTAATGTACGGTTATCAAAGCAAAATCCGACGCCAAGCGCATAA